One Micromonospora sp. WMMD1120 genomic region harbors:
- a CDS encoding sulfite exporter TauE/SafE family protein, whose translation MDLSHAALLLAAGLAAGTVNAVAGGGSLITFPAMIAVGLPPVPANVSNSVAVFPGYVASVAGSRTDLPRPRALATLVPTTIVGTILGALLLLATPARAFELVVPFLVLGATAVLAFQDPLRRLVGHPRDVSPRRRTVAVQTMVALGSVYGGYFGAALGVMLVAGLALVLDATLARVSAIKNLLSAVVGLTTLVVFALFGPVNWAAVAVVAPATLIGGYAGARLVRRLPPVVLKTTIVVFGTAIGLYLLWRALG comes from the coding sequence ATGGATCTCTCCCACGCCGCGCTGCTGCTCGCCGCCGGTCTCGCCGCGGGCACCGTCAACGCGGTGGCCGGTGGTGGTTCGCTGATCACGTTCCCGGCGATGATCGCGGTCGGTTTGCCGCCGGTGCCGGCCAACGTCAGCAACTCCGTCGCGGTCTTTCCCGGCTATGTGGCCAGCGTGGCGGGCAGCCGGACCGACCTGCCGCGCCCCCGCGCGCTGGCCACGCTGGTGCCCACCACGATCGTCGGCACGATCCTCGGGGCGCTGCTGCTGCTGGCGACCCCGGCCCGCGCGTTCGAGCTGGTCGTACCCTTCCTGGTTCTCGGCGCGACAGCGGTCCTGGCCTTCCAGGACCCGCTGCGCCGCCTGGTCGGCCACCCCCGCGACGTGTCGCCGCGCCGCCGCACGGTCGCGGTGCAGACGATGGTCGCGCTCGGTTCGGTGTACGGCGGTTACTTCGGCGCGGCCCTCGGCGTGATGCTGGTCGCCGGGCTGGCCCTGGTGCTGGACGCGACCCTGGCGCGGGTGAGCGCGATCAAGAATCTGCTCTCCGCGGTGGTGGGGTTGACCACGCTCGTGGTGTTCGCCCTGTTCGGCCCGGTGAACTGGGCGGCGGTCGCGGTGGTCGCGCCCGCCACCCTCATTGGGGGGTACGCGGGCGCGCGGCTCGTCCGCCGGCTGCCGCCGGTGGTGCTCAAGACGACGATCGTGGTCTTCGGTACGGCGATCGGCCTTTACCTGCTGTGGCGCGCGCTGGGCTGA
- a CDS encoding MFS transporter: MDRRSEPNRSAIYATTLVAFLAIAGIAVVDPILPAIGAAIGVTAWQVELLFTAYIAVMAVGMIPATLASGRFGFKPVLVTGVSVVGVAAILASFSDNIVQLSVLRGVWGLGNAMFFATAMVVLVNLAVDREWVVGLFETALGLGFAVGPLIGGLLGEVSWRLPFFVCGVFMVLALAVASRKLREPTHRQAPVRVGQILATYRRPAFIALCGVTAAYNFVFFVVLGYTPLFLKLDIIPLGLAFTGWGLGLATGILVIGHRLAHRIGAVQTVGVAIAGLLVCMVLFATSGSTVESLVVLVLAGLCMGLANANLTDLALGLGSTDRRVATGAFNLVRWGAAAPAPIISGKLAEHSLALPFWVGFGVLAVGVVGYLASAHLMAAGYGERVLWSRWNRAAAAAENATEEPVGETY; this comes from the coding sequence GTGGATCGGCGTTCCGAACCGAACCGCAGTGCCATCTACGCCACCACGCTGGTGGCCTTCCTCGCCATCGCCGGCATCGCCGTCGTCGACCCGATCCTGCCCGCCATCGGTGCGGCGATCGGCGTGACCGCCTGGCAGGTCGAGCTGCTGTTCACCGCGTACATCGCGGTGATGGCCGTGGGCATGATCCCGGCGACGCTGGCCAGCGGCCGGTTCGGCTTCAAACCGGTGCTCGTCACCGGCGTCTCGGTGGTCGGCGTCGCCGCGATCCTCGCCTCGTTCAGCGACAACATCGTGCAGCTCTCCGTGCTGCGCGGCGTCTGGGGACTGGGCAACGCGATGTTCTTCGCCACCGCCATGGTGGTGCTGGTCAACCTCGCCGTCGACCGGGAGTGGGTGGTCGGCCTCTTCGAGACCGCGCTGGGCCTCGGCTTCGCCGTCGGACCGCTGATCGGCGGCCTGCTCGGCGAGGTCAGCTGGCGGCTGCCGTTCTTCGTCTGCGGCGTGTTCATGGTGCTCGCCCTCGCCGTGGCCTCCCGCAAGCTCCGCGAGCCCACCCACCGCCAGGCCCCGGTACGGGTCGGCCAGATCCTCGCGACCTACCGCCGACCGGCGTTCATCGCGCTCTGCGGGGTCACCGCCGCGTACAACTTCGTGTTCTTCGTGGTGCTCGGCTACACCCCGCTCTTCCTCAAGCTGGACATCATCCCGCTGGGGTTGGCGTTCACCGGCTGGGGACTCGGCCTGGCCACCGGCATCCTGGTGATCGGTCACCGGCTGGCCCACCGGATCGGCGCGGTGCAGACCGTCGGCGTGGCCATCGCCGGGCTGCTGGTCTGCATGGTCCTCTTCGCCACCTCCGGCAGCACCGTCGAGTCCCTCGTGGTGCTGGTGCTCGCCGGGCTCTGCATGGGGCTGGCCAACGCCAACCTCACCGACCTGGCGCTCGGCCTCGGCTCCACCGACCGACGCGTCGCCACCGGCGCGTTCAACCTGGTCCGCTGGGGCGCCGCCGCGCCGGCCCCGATCATCTCCGGCAAGCTCGCCGAGCACTCGCTGGCGCTGCCGTTCTGGGTCGGCTTCGGGGTGCTCGCCGTCGGGGTGGTCGGCTACCTGGCCAGCGCGCACCTGATGGCCGCCGGCTACGGCGAGCGGGTCCTCTGGTCCCGCTGGAACCGCGCCGCCGCCGCGGCGGAGAACGCCACCGAGGAGCCGGTGGGCGAGACGTACTGA
- a CDS encoding MarR family transcriptional regulator: MSDDHERTLGRIETEVALLMRFGEATRRATGTAEHRVLDRAAYVILRHLDDAGPQNVSALAAQLNLDGSTVTRQVSALQRDGLIVRAPDPTDGRGTVISPTPAGLQRMAAVQSARTRLYGDMLADWSAEDRATLAALLGRLNQALGSRNRRR; this comes from the coding sequence ATGAGTGATGACCACGAGCGCACCCTCGGTCGCATCGAGACCGAGGTGGCCCTGCTGATGCGCTTCGGCGAGGCCACCCGGCGGGCCACCGGCACCGCCGAGCACCGGGTGCTCGACCGGGCCGCGTACGTGATCCTGCGACACCTGGACGACGCCGGCCCGCAGAACGTCTCCGCGCTCGCCGCCCAGCTCAACCTGGACGGCTCGACAGTGACCCGGCAGGTGTCCGCGCTCCAGCGGGACGGCCTCATCGTCCGTGCCCCGGACCCGACGGACGGCCGGGGCACCGTCATCTCCCCCACGCCGGCCGGCCTGCAACGGATGGCCGCCGTGCAGAGCGCCCGCACCCGGCTCTACGGCGACATGCTCGCGGACTGGAGCGCCGAGGACCGCGCCACGCTGGCAGCCCTCTTGGGTCGCCTCAACCAGGCCCTCGGGTCACGCAACCGTCGCCGCTGA
- a CDS encoding NmrA/HSCARG family protein produces the protein MAVLVIGATGKQGGATARALLDRGVPVRALVRDPGTAAAQALRDRGVELVTGDLDDPASLVAAADGMDGLFSIPYPDLTDLQGDAEVTRGRNVVEAARRAGVSHVVHSSVSGAGDFHRNQPGWAEGRWDRHYWESKATIDEAVRAGGFAHWTILKPPTFMENLVGYSYLFGDWSSGTIITGFAADTRLPWVTVDDIGETAAIAFTEPGRLDGLDVELAGDLLTMTEVAAILSEVTGREIAAPVLTPQQAVERGLLPAVVRAVEQINENGSPARPELARALGLPTTDFRTWARRTFV, from the coding sequence ATGGCTGTACTCGTCATCGGCGCGACGGGCAAGCAGGGCGGGGCCACGGCCCGAGCGCTGCTCGACCGTGGCGTCCCGGTCCGTGCCCTGGTCCGTGATCCCGGCACCGCCGCCGCGCAGGCGCTGCGGGATCGCGGCGTCGAACTGGTCACCGGCGACCTGGACGACCCGGCGTCGCTGGTCGCCGCCGCGGACGGGATGGACGGCCTCTTCTCCATCCCGTACCCGGACCTGACGGACCTGCAGGGCGACGCCGAGGTGACCCGCGGTCGCAACGTCGTCGAGGCGGCGCGACGGGCCGGCGTGTCACACGTCGTGCACAGCAGCGTCTCGGGCGCCGGCGACTTCCACCGCAACCAGCCCGGATGGGCCGAGGGGCGGTGGGACAGGCACTACTGGGAGAGCAAGGCGACAATCGACGAGGCGGTGCGCGCCGGTGGCTTCGCGCACTGGACCATCCTCAAGCCCCCGACCTTCATGGAGAACCTCGTCGGCTATTCCTACCTCTTCGGTGACTGGTCCAGCGGCACGATCATCACCGGCTTCGCCGCCGACACGCGCCTTCCGTGGGTCACCGTCGACGACATCGGCGAAACCGCGGCGATCGCGTTCACCGAGCCCGGGAGGCTGGACGGCCTGGACGTCGAACTCGCCGGCGACCTGCTCACCATGACCGAGGTCGCTGCCATCCTGAGCGAGGTCACCGGCCGGGAGATCGCCGCGCCCGTGCTCACCCCGCAGCAGGCCGTCGAACGTGGCCTGCTGCCCGCCGTGGTCAGGGCGGTCGAGCAGATCAACGAGAACGGCAGCCCGGCCCGTCCGGAGCTGGCCCGCGCCCTCGGCCTGCCCACCACCGACTTCCGCACCTGGGCGCGCCGAACGTTCGTCTAG
- a CDS encoding TetR/AcrR family transcriptional regulator — translation MRADAQRNYDLIVRAAAEAIARDGAYASLEEIARAAGVGSATLHRRFPTRWSLLEAVFRDCVRNLAARAGDLRAEPDALDALTTWLHEVTAYATTTRGLADALLNGPAEENDACAATLVTAGEPLLRRAIDEGSVRPDITMADLMILANGISLAAQPMGAAKAEQLLTLALRGIGSAGRPRPHTAEAPPSPAA, via the coding sequence ATGAGAGCTGACGCACAGCGCAACTACGACCTGATCGTCAGGGCGGCCGCCGAGGCCATCGCCCGCGACGGCGCGTACGCCTCACTGGAGGAGATCGCCCGAGCCGCCGGGGTCGGCTCGGCGACCCTGCACCGGCGCTTCCCCACCCGCTGGTCGCTGCTCGAGGCGGTGTTCCGCGACTGTGTTCGTAACCTGGCGGCGCGCGCCGGAGACCTGCGCGCCGAGCCGGACGCGCTCGACGCGCTCACCACCTGGCTGCACGAGGTCACCGCGTACGCCACGACGACCCGTGGTCTGGCGGACGCGCTGCTGAACGGGCCCGCCGAGGAGAACGACGCGTGCGCCGCGACGCTCGTCACCGCCGGTGAGCCGCTGCTACGCCGCGCCATCGACGAGGGTTCGGTACGCCCCGACATCACCATGGCCGACCTGATGATCCTCGCCAACGGCATCTCCCTCGCGGCGCAGCCGATGGGCGCGGCCAAGGCTGAGCAGCTGCTGACCCTCGCCCTGCGGGGAATCGGGTCAGCGGGCCGGCCGCGGCCGCATACCGCAGAAGCGCCGCCGTCCCCGGCGGCCTGA
- a CDS encoding sodium:solute symporter, translated as MWRDHLTEIIVFTLLFLLVSAMGFVAARWRAPRDMAHLDEWGLGGRSFGGWITWFLVGGDLYTAYTFVAVPALMFGAGAAGFFAVPYTIVIYPMVFLVLVRLWSVSHRHGFVTPADFVRRRFDSPVLALLIAITGIVATMPYIALQLVGIEAVLKTMGVTGDNALARHLPIIIAFAILAAYTYQSGLRAPALIAFVKDSLIYVVILVAVIYLPYKLGGWGDIFAAADAKFDASPNPNDGILLNGNNQLQYVTLAFGSALALFLYPHSITGVLASRNRDVIKRNMSALPAYSLLLGLIALLGYMAIAAGVKPLPGNSAGSVDNNTIVPLLFDQQFPDWFAGVAYAAIGIGALVPAAIMSIAAANLFTRNIYKEYLKRDASPAQEANVSKITSLVVKVGAVACIVFLDPQFSIDLQLIGGVIILQTLPAVALGLYTRWFHRAGLIAGWAVGMGLGMWMLYQVASPTRKHFGGSAFPLSEFGFDTTKTIYVGIVAVLVNLAVAALVTLAVRAAKVAEGVDGTTPDDYFADEGDPRVTPGTDRDADSAREPVA; from the coding sequence ATGTGGCGGGACCACCTCACCGAGATCATCGTCTTCACGCTCCTGTTCCTGCTGGTGAGCGCGATGGGTTTCGTGGCCGCCCGGTGGCGGGCGCCCAGGGACATGGCGCACCTGGACGAGTGGGGCCTGGGCGGGCGCAGCTTCGGCGGCTGGATCACCTGGTTCCTGGTCGGGGGTGACCTCTACACCGCGTACACCTTCGTGGCGGTGCCGGCGCTGATGTTCGGCGCGGGCGCGGCCGGGTTCTTCGCCGTGCCGTACACGATCGTCATCTACCCGATGGTCTTCCTGGTGCTGGTCCGGCTCTGGTCGGTGTCGCACCGGCACGGGTTCGTCACTCCCGCGGACTTCGTCCGCAGGCGGTTCGACTCGCCGGTGCTGGCGCTGCTGATCGCGATCACCGGCATCGTCGCGACGATGCCCTACATCGCGTTGCAGCTCGTCGGCATCGAGGCGGTGCTCAAGACGATGGGCGTCACCGGCGACAACGCGCTGGCCCGGCACCTGCCGATCATCATCGCGTTCGCCATCCTGGCCGCGTACACGTACCAGTCCGGGTTGCGCGCGCCGGCGCTCATCGCGTTCGTCAAGGACAGCCTGATCTATGTCGTGATCCTGGTGGCGGTCATCTACCTGCCGTACAAGCTGGGCGGTTGGGGGGACATCTTCGCCGCCGCGGACGCCAAGTTCGACGCCTCGCCCAACCCGAACGACGGCATCCTGCTCAACGGCAACAACCAGCTCCAGTACGTGACGCTGGCGTTCGGGTCGGCGTTGGCGCTGTTCCTCTACCCGCACAGCATCACCGGTGTGCTGGCCAGCCGGAACCGCGACGTGATCAAGCGGAACATGTCGGCGCTGCCCGCGTACAGCCTGCTGCTGGGGCTGATCGCGCTGCTCGGTTACATGGCCATCGCGGCCGGGGTGAAGCCGCTGCCGGGCAACTCGGCCGGGTCGGTGGACAACAACACGATCGTTCCCCTGCTCTTCGACCAGCAGTTCCCGGACTGGTTCGCCGGTGTCGCGTACGCGGCGATCGGCATCGGCGCGCTGGTGCCGGCGGCGATCATGTCCATCGCGGCGGCGAACCTGTTCACCCGCAACATCTACAAGGAGTACCTGAAGCGGGACGCCTCCCCGGCCCAGGAGGCCAACGTCTCGAAGATCACCTCACTGGTGGTGAAGGTCGGGGCGGTCGCCTGCATCGTCTTCCTCGACCCGCAGTTCTCCATCGACCTCCAGTTGATCGGCGGCGTGATCATCCTCCAGACGCTGCCGGCGGTGGCGCTGGGCCTCTACACCCGGTGGTTCCACCGGGCCGGCCTGATCGCCGGCTGGGCGGTCGGCATGGGACTGGGCATGTGGATGCTCTACCAGGTGGCCAGCCCGACCCGGAAGCACTTCGGCGGCTCGGCGTTCCCGCTGTCCGAGTTCGGGTTCGACACCACCAAGACGATCTACGTCGGCATCGTGGCGGTGCTGGTCAACCTGGCCGTCGCGGCGCTGGTGACGCTCGCCGTGCGGGCCGCGAAGGTGGCCGAGGGGGTCGACGGCACCACGCCCGACGACTACTTCGCCGACGAGGGCGATCCCCGGGTCACCCCGGGCACCGACCGCGACGCCGACTCGGCCCGCGAACCGGTCGCCTGA
- a CDS encoding DUF3311 domain-containing protein: protein MAAPEPEAPTTAPARAKDHSPWNWLLFIPIVVPLVPAFFNGDSPRVFGFPRFYWLQLAFILLGVGTTTLVYQMTKRRGDS, encoded by the coding sequence ATGGCTGCACCCGAACCGGAGGCGCCGACCACGGCGCCGGCCAGGGCGAAGGACCACAGCCCCTGGAACTGGTTGCTTTTCATCCCCATCGTGGTGCCGCTGGTCCCGGCCTTCTTCAACGGCGACTCACCGCGGGTCTTCGGGTTTCCGCGCTTCTACTGGCTGCAACTGGCGTTCATCCTGCTCGGCGTCGGCACCACGACGCTGGTGTACCAGATGACGAAGAGGCGGGGTGACTCCTGA
- a CDS encoding bifunctional RNase H/acid phosphatase, whose amino-acid sequence MAPRVVSVEADGGSRGNPGPAGYGAVVRDPQTGEVLAERSESLGTTTNNVAEYQGLIAGLTAAAELGAAEVDVRMDSKLVVEQMCGRWQIKHPGLRPLAAQAATLVGRFDAVRFSWIPRDQNRHADALANAAMDAAAGRQPPTSTTAQRPSTPVTGSDPATAPASWEPRPSFTATRLVLVRHGETPYTEQRRYSGRGDVPLSERGRAQVRATAARVAELAPSVAAVLSSPLSRCTATAASIADALDGDVPVRTEDDLIECDFGQWEGRTFAEVRERWPGEMDAWLASPRVAPPDGESFTQVAERAQRVISGLPTAYPGETVVVVSHVSPIKLVLRDALAAGDGFLHRLFLDAAGISVVDMWPDGGVAVRTVNDTAHLAAL is encoded by the coding sequence GTGGCGCCACGGGTGGTCTCGGTCGAGGCCGACGGCGGGTCCCGGGGCAACCCCGGCCCGGCCGGCTACGGCGCTGTGGTGCGCGACCCGCAGACCGGCGAGGTGCTCGCGGAGCGCTCGGAGTCGCTGGGCACCACGACGAACAACGTCGCCGAGTACCAGGGCCTGATCGCCGGGCTGACCGCCGCCGCCGAGTTGGGCGCCGCCGAGGTGGACGTCCGGATGGACTCCAAGCTGGTGGTCGAGCAGATGTGCGGCCGGTGGCAGATCAAGCACCCCGGCCTGCGTCCGCTCGCCGCCCAGGCGGCCACCCTGGTGGGCCGCTTCGACGCGGTCCGGTTCAGCTGGATTCCGCGCGACCAGAACCGGCACGCCGACGCCCTCGCCAACGCCGCCATGGACGCCGCAGCGGGTCGCCAGCCGCCGACGTCGACCACCGCACAGCGGCCGTCGACGCCCGTCACCGGCAGCGACCCGGCGACCGCCCCGGCGTCCTGGGAGCCCCGGCCGAGCTTCACCGCCACCCGCCTGGTCCTGGTGCGGCACGGCGAGACCCCGTACACCGAGCAGCGCCGCTACTCCGGTCGCGGCGACGTGCCGCTGTCCGAGCGTGGCCGGGCCCAGGTCCGGGCCACCGCCGCCCGGGTGGCCGAGCTGGCCCCGTCCGTCGCGGCCGTGCTCAGCTCACCGTTGTCGAGGTGTACGGCCACCGCGGCGTCGATCGCCGACGCGCTCGACGGCGACGTGCCGGTGCGTACCGAGGACGACCTGATCGAGTGCGACTTCGGCCAGTGGGAGGGGCGCACCTTCGCCGAGGTGCGCGAGCGCTGGCCCGGGGAGATGGACGCCTGGCTCGCCTCGCCCCGGGTCGCCCCGCCGGACGGGGAGTCGTTCACCCAGGTCGCCGAACGCGCGCAGCGCGTCATCTCCGGGCTGCCCACCGCGTACCCCGGGGAGACGGTGGTGGTCGTCTCGCACGTCTCGCCGATCAAGCTGGTGCTGCGCGACGCCCTCGCGGCCGGCGACGGCTTCCTGCACCGGCTCTTCCTGGACGCGGCCGGCATCTCGGTGGTGGACATGTGGCCCGACGGCGGCGTCGCGGTCCGCACCGTCAACGACACCGCCCACCTCGCCGCGCTCTGA
- a CDS encoding C4-type zinc ribbon domain-containing protein — protein MKADPQVQRRLLDLQAIDTNLAQLAHRRRSLPERAELEALARELSSLEDERVRAQVAVDDLDRDIARMEKDVEQVRARKEKDENRLAAGTGPARELEALQHELVSLNRRQSDLEDAELELMEQRETAQGVLDGVERRLAEARDKRAVTEQRRDDALAEIAKEEEFKRGARQPLAADLPGDLVKLYDKIREDTGLGAALLTAGRCGGCRLELSGADLARIREAAPDDVVRCEDCRRIMVRTNESGL, from the coding sequence GTGAAGGCTGACCCTCAGGTGCAGCGCCGCCTGCTCGACCTCCAGGCGATCGACACCAACCTCGCCCAGCTCGCCCACCGGCGACGTTCGCTGCCCGAACGGGCCGAGCTGGAGGCGCTGGCCCGGGAGCTGTCGTCGCTGGAGGACGAGCGGGTGCGCGCCCAGGTGGCGGTCGACGACCTCGACCGGGACATCGCCCGGATGGAGAAGGACGTCGAGCAGGTCCGTGCCCGCAAGGAGAAGGACGAGAACCGGCTCGCCGCCGGCACCGGGCCGGCCCGGGAGCTGGAGGCCCTCCAGCACGAGTTGGTGTCGCTCAACCGGCGGCAGAGCGACCTGGAGGACGCCGAGCTGGAGCTGATGGAGCAGCGGGAGACCGCGCAGGGCGTGCTGGACGGCGTGGAGCGGCGGCTGGCCGAGGCCCGGGACAAGCGGGCCGTGACCGAGCAGCGCCGCGACGACGCGCTGGCCGAGATCGCCAAGGAGGAGGAGTTCAAGCGGGGGGCCCGCCAGCCGCTCGCCGCCGACCTCCCGGGCGACCTGGTCAAGCTGTACGACAAGATCCGCGAGGACACCGGGCTGGGCGCCGCGCTGCTCACCGCGGGCCGCTGCGGCGGCTGCCGGTTGGAGCTGTCCGGCGCCGACCTGGCCCGCATCCGCGAGGCGGCCCCGGACGACGTGGTCCGCTGCGAGGACTGCCGCCGGATCATGGTCCGTACCAACGAGTCGGGCCTGTAG
- a CDS encoding Nif3-like dinuclear metal center hexameric protein, producing the protein MVAELERHYPPVWAEEWDRVGLVLGEPAAPVRRVLCVVDVVPETVAEALAAEADMIVSHHPLLLRGVSSVAPTTFKGRIIHQLIRAGVALYAAHTNADVAAPGVSDALAARFGLTGLRPLQRPAPGSPAHGDERGFGRIGELPEPMTLAELTRHAAAVLPVTSWGVRAAGDPRRMVRTLAVSGGSGDSFLGAATAAGVDAFLTADLRHHPAGEHLAADGPALLDAAHWATERPWLDDLAALLRGALDVETLVSDLDTDPWTVHAAAPVVDDKEPRP; encoded by the coding sequence GTGGTGGCCGAGCTGGAGCGCCACTATCCGCCGGTCTGGGCCGAGGAGTGGGACCGGGTGGGCCTGGTGCTCGGCGAACCGGCCGCCCCCGTCCGCCGGGTGCTCTGCGTTGTCGACGTGGTGCCCGAGACGGTCGCCGAAGCGCTGGCCGCCGAGGCCGACATGATCGTCTCGCACCACCCGCTGCTGCTGCGCGGGGTGTCGTCGGTCGCCCCGACCACCTTCAAGGGGCGGATCATCCACCAGCTGATCCGGGCCGGGGTGGCGCTCTACGCGGCGCACACCAACGCCGACGTCGCCGCCCCGGGTGTCTCCGACGCCCTCGCCGCCCGTTTCGGGCTGACCGGGCTGCGCCCGCTGCAACGGCCCGCGCCCGGCTCGCCCGCGCACGGCGACGAGCGTGGTTTCGGCCGGATCGGCGAGTTGCCGGAGCCGATGACCCTCGCCGAGCTGACCCGGCACGCCGCCGCCGTGCTTCCCGTCACGTCCTGGGGAGTTCGCGCGGCGGGGGACCCCCGGCGTATGGTTCGTACCCTCGCTGTCAGCGGCGGGTCGGGGGACAGTTTCCTCGGCGCCGCGACCGCCGCCGGGGTGGACGCGTTCCTCACCGCCGACCTGCGGCACCACCCGGCCGGCGAGCACCTCGCCGCCGATGGTCCCGCCCTGCTCGACGCGGCGCACTGGGCGACCGAACGACCGTGGCTGGACGACCTGGCCGCCCTGCTGCGGGGGGCGCTGGACGTCGAGACGCTGGTGTCCGACCTGGACACCGACCCGTGGACAGTGCACGCCGCCGCACCCGTTGTGGACGACAAGGAGCCCCGACCGTGA
- a CDS encoding flavoprotein codes for MAGPAPTSGHREVLYVIACGSPLARNVGRLVDLAQQGGWDVCVVTTPDGAKFVDKPALIRQTGHPVRTHYKNPTDPDVLPPADAMIVCPATVNTVNKWAAGIADTLALGLLVEAQGKGTPIVAVPFTNAAMAAHPAFRAGVARLAEWGITVLFGDDVIALHPPGTGEQHLHAFPWAMPLAALRPVRHSAA; via the coding sequence ATGGCCGGCCCGGCGCCCACCAGCGGGCACCGCGAGGTGCTCTACGTCATCGCCTGCGGCTCGCCGCTGGCCCGAAACGTCGGCCGGCTCGTCGACCTCGCCCAGCAGGGCGGCTGGGACGTCTGCGTGGTCACCACGCCGGACGGCGCCAAGTTCGTCGACAAGCCGGCCCTGATCCGACAGACCGGTCACCCGGTGCGTACGCACTACAAGAACCCCACCGACCCGGACGTGCTGCCGCCGGCCGACGCGATGATCGTCTGCCCGGCCACCGTCAACACGGTCAACAAGTGGGCCGCCGGGATCGCCGACACCCTCGCGCTCGGGCTGCTGGTCGAGGCGCAGGGCAAGGGCACACCCATCGTGGCGGTGCCGTTCACCAACGCCGCGATGGCCGCCCACCCGGCGTTCCGGGCCGGTGTGGCCCGGCTGGCCGAGTGGGGGATCACGGTGCTCTTCGGCGACGACGTGATCGCCCTGCACCCGCCCGGAACGGGGGAGCAGCACCTGCACGCCTTCCCCTGGGCGATGCCGCTGGCGGCGCTGCGTCCGGTGCGTCACAGCGCCGCCTAG
- a CDS encoding helix-turn-helix domain-containing protein, protein MDELPIGRRVAYWRGRRKMSQQVFADRLGKSKSWVDKVERGVRRLDKFSVLYEIADILQMDVQLLMGRDPERRTDALNCIDQVEVQEIRAALERYDSMSAYFDAAPHPPPLDDMRKAVNHAWLTYQYGRYGMLTRALPKLLRDAQAADAAYGGGQAAEAAHLLGQVYQIASSVLRKLGECELAWLAADRSMAVAQRADDPLLAGIATTRVCNALVAMGRARPALELNVQIANRLAPGGSNQISPARLSVYGMLLLQGAMAASRIGDSASVDDLINCAQEAANLLGGDHNHYWTSFGPTNVELHRAAAAVELGDGGRAVEVHQLRIAEPAFNALLPERRAHHLLDIARGYAQMGDVANAGEMLLLGDRLAPSEIRCRPIAHEVMSDILRRTRGAPPSPVAELAEHMGVGV, encoded by the coding sequence ATGGACGAGCTACCCATAGGACGGCGAGTGGCGTACTGGCGGGGGCGGCGCAAGATGTCCCAGCAGGTCTTCGCGGACCGGCTCGGCAAGTCCAAGAGCTGGGTGGACAAGGTCGAGCGGGGGGTCCGCCGGCTGGACAAGTTCTCCGTCCTCTACGAGATCGCCGACATCCTCCAGATGGACGTGCAACTCCTCATGGGCAGAGATCCGGAACGCCGCACCGACGCGTTGAACTGCATCGACCAGGTCGAGGTGCAGGAGATCCGGGCGGCGCTGGAACGGTACGACTCGATGAGCGCGTACTTCGACGCGGCGCCGCACCCGCCGCCGCTCGACGACATGCGCAAGGCCGTCAACCACGCCTGGCTGACCTACCAGTACGGGCGCTACGGCATGCTCACCCGCGCGCTGCCCAAGCTGCTGCGCGACGCCCAGGCGGCCGACGCCGCGTACGGCGGGGGGCAGGCGGCCGAGGCCGCCCACCTGCTCGGGCAGGTCTACCAGATCGCCTCCTCGGTGCTGCGCAAGCTCGGCGAGTGCGAGCTGGCCTGGTTGGCGGCCGACAGGTCGATGGCGGTGGCGCAGCGGGCCGACGACCCACTGCTGGCCGGGATCGCCACCACCCGTGTGTGCAACGCCCTGGTCGCGATGGGCCGGGCCCGACCGGCGCTGGAGCTGAACGTCCAGATCGCCAACCGGCTGGCGCCGGGCGGCAGCAACCAGATATCCCCGGCCCGGCTGTCGGTCTACGGGATGCTGCTGCTCCAGGGCGCGATGGCGGCGTCCCGCATCGGCGACTCGGCCAGTGTGGACGATCTGATCAACTGCGCCCAGGAGGCCGCGAACCTGCTCGGCGGCGACCACAACCACTACTGGACGTCGTTCGGCCCGACGAACGTCGAGCTGCACCGGGCCGCCGCCGCCGTCGAGCTGGGCGACGGCGGCCGGGCCGTGGAGGTGCACCAGCTCCGCATCGCGGAGCCCGCCTTCAACGCGCTGCTGCCCGAACGCCGCGCGCACCACCTGCTCGACATCGCCCGGGGGTACGCCCAGATGGGTGACGTGGCCAACGCGGGCGAGATGCTGCTGCTCGGCGATCGGCTCGCCCCGTCGGAGATCCGCTGCCGGCCGATCGCGCACGAGGTGATGTCGGACATCCTGCGTCGCACACGTGGTGCGCCGCCTTCTCCGGTAGCGGAGTTGGCTGAGCACATGGGAGTTGGGGTATGA